The Natranaerobius trueperi sequence GGTTACGGTTTTTCGAGATACTCTACTGATCAAAAATGGTTAGTACCCCATTTTGAAAAGATGCTTTATGATAATGCACTATTAGCTATAGCGTATTTAGAAGCTTTTGAGCTAACTCGAGATTCTTTTTATTCAAATGTAGCTGAAGAAATTTTCACTTATGTATTAAGAGATATGACTTCTCCAGAAGGAGTATTCTACTCTGCAGAAGACGCAGATAGTGAAGGGGTCGAAGGTAAATTTTATGTATTTACACCCCAAGAAATAAGAAGTATTTTAGGGAAAAAAAAGGGTGAAGATTTCTGCAAAAAATTTAACATAACGGAACAGGGTAATTTCAACGGTAAAAGCATACCAAATTTAATTAATCAAAGTTTGTCTAAAAGTAAGTTTTCCCAGGAAATAGAATTAATTTTTAACGAACGTGAAAAGCGTATTCGTCCTTTTAGAGATGAAAAGATACTAACATCTTGGAATGGATTGATGATTGTTGCACTTGCTTATGCTGGACGTATCTTAAAAAATCAGCAGTATGTAAACAAGGCAAAAGATTGCGTAAGTTTCATTGTTGATAACTTAGTTGATACTAAAGGAAGGCTTCTTAGTCGATATAAAGACGGCGAAGCAAGTATTCCTGGGTTTTTAGAAGACTATGCTTTTTTAACTTGGGGAATTATCGAACTATATCAAGCAACATATCACCCAGATTATCTTGAAACCGCTTTAGATATAACTAAAGAAATGTATCAGCTTTTTTGGGATAAAGATGAAGGTGGTTTTTTTATGTACGGACATGATAGCGAAGAGTTGATTTCTAGACCTAAAGAGTTATATGATGGTGCCTACCCATCTGGAAATTCAGTAGTTGCTAATAATATTCTTAGATTGTATAGGTTAACTGCTGATGAAGAGTTAGAAAGACTCATAGAAAAAATATTTAAAACTTTTGGTGGTACAATTAACGAGTCTCCTATCTCGTATTCTCATTTTCTATCGGCAATTTACCTAAAAGAATCACCTAAAACTCAGGAAATCACACTCGTTACTGATAAATTAGAAGATAGGTTAACTCAAGAAATGCTAAAAATTCTAGAGTCTGGATTTAATCCAGATAGATATGTAATTGTTAAAAGTAACGATTTAAATAGTCGTGCACTAGAAAGTATTTCCCCTATTGTAAAAAATAGAGATATGGTGAAAAACAAACCAACTGCTTATGTATGCCAGAATTTCACCTGTTTTTCCCCGGTTAATGATTCAAATAAACTAAAAAGAATATTAGATCAATAAAAGGCATTTGGAAATTTCCAGATGCCTTTGTTTATTCTACCTGTAATTACATAACTTAACTGTTAACCGCTTACTAAAGTTAATATAAAATAGAATTACATAAAAAAACAAAGGAGTTGATTAAGTCTATGTTAAAAAAATCTAGTATTATATTTAGTCTACTTTTTCTGTTAGTCTTAAGTTCTAGTGTAATGGCTACACCAGAAGATATTACACTAGAAGTAAATGGTTCTACTATTGAACCAGATGTACCGCCTCAAATTATTGATAGTAGAACAATGGTTCCTCTTCGGGTTATTAGCGAAAATCTTAATACATATGTAGAATGGGATAGTTCTACTCAGTCAGTATTAATTGTGGAATCAGGA is a genomic window containing:
- a CDS encoding thioredoxin domain-containing protein, producing the protein MPNTVNRLIEEKSPYLLQHAHNPVNWYPWGKEAFEKAEEEDKPIFLSIGYSTCHWCHVMERESFEDEKVAQILNENFISIKVDREERPDIDSIYMSACQAMTGQGGWPLTVFLDHDKKPFYAGTYFPKESKMRMPGLIQLLERISDLWINDREELTSISKDVTEAIESHFYKNTSGEVSKSTLDKGYQNLEDNFDFKFGGFGKAPKFPTPHNLFFLLRYYNLTEKKNALYMVEKTLRAMYSGGIYDHIGYGFSRYSTDQKWLVPHFEKMLYDNALLAIAYLEAFELTRDSFYSNVAEEIFTYVLRDMTSPEGVFYSAEDADSEGVEGKFYVFTPQEIRSILGKKKGEDFCKKFNITEQGNFNGKSIPNLINQSLSKSKFSQEIELIFNEREKRIRPFRDEKILTSWNGLMIVALAYAGRILKNQQYVNKAKDCVSFIVDNLVDTKGRLLSRYKDGEASIPGFLEDYAFLTWGIIELYQATYHPDYLETALDITKEMYQLFWDKDEGGFFMYGHDSEELISRPKELYDGAYPSGNSVVANNILRLYRLTADEELERLIEKIFKTFGGTINESPISYSHFLSAIYLKESPKTQEITLVTDKLEDRLTQEMLKILESGFNPDRYVIVKSNDLNSRALESISPIVKNRDMVKNKPTAYVCQNFTCFSPVNDSNKLKRILDQ